A single Ignavibacteriales bacterium DNA region contains:
- the cas1b gene encoding type I-B CRISPR-associated endonuclease Cas1 has product MKRHYYIFSNGKLIRRQNTLYFEESKEQELREETEESPDTDLLEVEDTQAEESEESQEPKRVQRKPIPVEDIESLYCFSELKFNTKFLNFIAKNQITLHLFNYYGYYSGSFYPREPFVSGRLLVEQVSCYRDPEKRLALARKFVSGAADNMLKNLQYYNARQRDMEPFIQAIKKYMTGIDQSRDIPSLMGIEGNIRSTYYESWHLIITEAIDFKKREKHPPTNPVNALISFGNSLVYTTVLSEIYKTQLNPLISFLHEPGERRFSLSLDIAEIFKPLLADRVIFTLLNKKMLGGKDFEKDLGYCYLSEQGRKIFVKEFDDKIKTTIKHRKLNKQVSYRHLIRLECYKIIKHILGDSQYQPFTIWW; this is encoded by the coding sequence ATGAAAAGACACTACTATATATTTTCAAACGGAAAACTAATACGCCGCCAGAACACTCTTTACTTTGAAGAATCTAAGGAACAGGAGTTGCGTGAGGAGACCGAGGAAAGCCCTGATACAGATTTGCTTGAGGTTGAAGATACTCAGGCAGAGGAATCTGAGGAAAGCCAGGAGCCAAAGAGGGTTCAGCGAAAACCAATTCCCGTTGAGGATATTGAATCGCTCTACTGCTTTAGTGAGCTTAAGTTTAACACAAAATTCCTGAACTTTATTGCCAAGAACCAGATTACCCTGCACCTGTTTAATTACTATGGCTACTATAGCGGAAGTTTTTACCCAAGGGAGCCCTTTGTTTCAGGACGGCTTCTGGTAGAGCAGGTGAGCTGCTACCGTGACCCTGAAAAACGCCTTGCCCTTGCCAGAAAATTTGTTTCAGGTGCGGCTGATAACATGCTAAAAAATCTGCAATACTATAACGCCCGCCAGAGAGATATGGAACCCTTCATTCAGGCAATAAAGAAGTATATGACCGGGATTGACCAAAGCCGTGATATCCCCTCGCTGATGGGCATTGAGGGAAATATCCGCTCTACCTACTATGAATCATGGCATCTGATAATCACTGAAGCCATTGATTTTAAGAAACGCGAAAAGCACCCGCCAACTAATCCGGTTAATGCCCTCATCTCATTCGGCAATTCATTAGTTTATACAACAGTATTAAGTGAGATTTATAAAACCCAGCTTAACCCCCTTATCAGTTTTCTGCATGAGCCGGGCGAAAGGCGCTTTTCACTTTCGCTTGATATTGCTGAAATTTTTAAGCCGCTGCTTGCTGACCGGGTCATCTTTACCCTGCTGAACAAAAAAATGCTTGGGGGAAAGGATTTTGAAAAAGACCTGGGATACTGTTATCTTAGCGAGCAAGGGAGAAAGATTTTTGTGAAGGAGTTTGATGACAAAATTAAAACCACCATCAAACACCGGAAACTGAACAAGCAGGTAAGCTACCGGCATCTGATACGGCTTGAGTGTTATAAAATTATCAAGCACATCCTGGGTGACAGCCAATATCAGCCATTTACTATCTGGTGGTAG
- the cas2 gene encoding CRISPR-associated endonuclease Cas2 produces MYVVLFYDIKKGPRAPKVLKYLRQKLIWIQNSVFEGEVTEAQFEEITETLHDMINTEKDSIIYYTFDSMKYSKREVLGIEKNPTDSFI; encoded by the coding sequence ATGTACGTAGTGTTGTTTTATGATATTAAGAAAGGCCCAAGAGCACCAAAAGTGTTAAAATATCTGAGGCAAAAACTTATCTGGATACAAAACTCCGTATTTGAGGGAGAGGTTACCGAGGCACAGTTTGAGGAGATCACCGAAACCCTGCACGACATGATAAACACCGAGAAGGACAGCATAATATATTATACATTTGACAGCATGAAATATTCAAAAAGAGAGGTATTAGGAATAGAGAAAAACCCTACTGACTCGTTTATATAG